The DNA sequence AAATATTGTGAGAGAAttcaaaaaagttaaaaaaaaatctatctacaATGCTTCTAGATAGGCAATACATTCTTTGGTAAGTTTTGTTTTAGTAAAAAGTAAGAATTTCTTTGCTCAGGTTTAGGCAGTTTCAGAGAACTATTGTCGCATTGAAGTGTAAGTGGTCAAACCCCAACATGGAAGaatccattgctgcagaacagcaaCCATATTAATGCaagacaagaaaaagaaatgtaaactgTTATTTTCACAACATCCATATTTTCTTAGTCTTCTCCTATGCCTGGACTCCTGATAACAGAGTTTTGTGAAGGCTTTTGTTTTTAGCTCTAAAAAGCTACCAATTAGTTTTCAAAACAATCCATGTTTACAACTGCATTACTGTGCAAGTGTAAAGACTCTACGTGTTAATTTTGATACTAAAAATGACGAGTGGCTGCCTGGACATCCATCTTAAAGAGTACAGTATATTTGGCATATGGTTCACAATGATGTAAAGCATAGTCTAGTAGTTAATTGGTGAAAAACCGCTGCAATGGTCCTTTTTTAGAAGCTGCATGTGTTTAGATGGACAAGTAAAGTCTGAGCAATTTCGAAATCTAGAAAATATTTTAATCAATCGGCCGTTTCTGTTTACTGGACAGACTACTGACAGGGtatcatagtttagtatgtttcTGACAGATATCTAACTACTCCTCTAACTGCATGTGACTCAGATTACAGCACACATGCCACTCCTAATCCTCCTCAACCGGATCAGTTTCAGAGGGAGTAGGGGGCAGCAGCAATGATTCCCTGAAAGCCATATGATAGCCATTTTGACCCTTTTGTCTTACTGCAAcattattaatgtgtgtgtatgtttgtccaCAGAAATTATCATTAGTTTTACGTGGTGAGATACAAAGAGAACGTAAATGGTGATACAATGATTAGGGATTAGTCTTCTTCTGGGGATGCTAAAATGTAGGCACTATACTGGCAATGTGAGAcactttttactgtaaatgagcATTCAAAATTGTTGGTTGTTTGTTCTTAAAGTTGTTTAATTTGAGCGTGCAATTTCtaccaaaacaaacacattttagaaaataatacattttcctTTCCTACTATAAAGCTGGACATTTTGGTATAAAGGAACCTCTGTCTGATCCTAGTGAAAAGAAATCCACATTTGGATAAGTTTCAACACCTGAGAAGGAAGGGCTGCTACATGGGCCAATCGAGGCACAAAAGCACTCCTGTTCTCTGTTCATGCTTTGCCATGTCATCCCATCCCTGTAAAAACAATTGAAGTCCCTATTGCCAGGCTAATATGTAAATGTCCCCATATCCTGTTATTATGTTATCTCAGGATATGAACCTGAGATAACATTTATTGTGTTAACCTGACACAATATGGGTTGATCACATGCAAATAACAATATCAATAGTCTTTTAAACTTTAAAGCTATTCATTTTTGGTAATCAAATTGACCTTCCCTAAATATTAAGTATTAGAGTATATTCCTGTGCTGTTAAGTGTGTAGTGTGACCTGGGTTTTTTCCCTTGTCATAACAAATCCTCAGACTAAGACATAAATCATTAACCCCTGTTTCCAGTGAAAACACATCACAATGTTATCTCTGTATATAGATACACCTATCAGCACAGCAACTGCCACAAAAGACAATAAATGTAAGTGCTCCTTGGAACATTAATCTCTGTTCTAATAACACAGTTGCAGTTACGTTTTATTGTGGCTATAAAAGAGCAACTGACCAAGCTTGTATTATCCTTAATGCATTATTTGCATTGGGATTGTACAGCTGGTTCAAATCATCCCTAATTTtagtttaagtttattttaacCCTCACAGGTCTTCTAGCCTCTGCCTTCAGATTCAGGtttaaagtagggctgtgcaattaatcgaaatttaatcgtgattatgattttggcgcccaatgatcacaaaaacagaataatcgagaaaaacaattatttaggtCATTACGTTTacgcaagtaaactcttatttttctcttgtgttctgaatgaaaaaataaagtaaaaaaaaataaataggaaaGGTAGTAAGGCAAATTTCAGTTTCACagttactgttgatttatttaacgttttccactgttttttaagttcagtaattgcaacatctttccaaaagtcaacgagtaatcgtgttaaattatcgtgatttcaatattgaccgaaataatcgtgattatatttttttccataatcgagcagccctagtttaaagTAAAATGAGCTCCCTGTCCTTCTGTGATAAAGATTATCTTCCCCAAAAGCTGTCTTTAACAAAATATGCAAAAACATCCATTTCAACTAAATTTTATAAAGAGGTGTTTGAACTAACTTTTTAAGTAGATTAAACTGACCACAAACTGGAAATAGCATACCTGTTTGAATCACCGTTCATTAGTCTTTAGTTATCCATCTTGTGCTTATTGTCCAAGTGAAGACGCGGGTTAGTGAGCCGCCGGCTCTGTGTTACCTGAGGGACTTTGTGCCCTAAGCTTTTAGCCAATCGGAGAGCAGCATTGTCCTTAAGACGCACGAGCCTTTGTCGTCCTACAACTGCAGTAATCTGCTAATCATTATCTCCTGTTTGCAACTCTCTCCGCGCCGTTATTCAAAAAGTAAGTCGTTTCTATACTGTAAAAGGAAATGTAAGCGGTCTTTTCGTTGCATAAACGTCACTGGAGATAGTTACTATAGTAACCCTTGTTGGCTGGTTAAACGACGTGTTGTAGTTAAGTCACCTTTGCGACAACACACAATCTTAAAAGAAATAAGTAAATCTTTGACATTAttcctttgtattttcattgaTCCTGTAAGTACTGCTTTTCATTATCGATCGGTCTGCCGATTAGTTTCTCAATAAATCAATGAAATGCCAGAAAAACAAATTCTCACGATTGAGAAACTAAAGAAGTAGAGAATGAGTGGCTTGTTTTCtccaaaaattaattaaatgacAATGGATTATCAAAACTGCTTATTTCTGTTGATCAACAAAACAATGAATTGGCCAATACTGGTAATAAATAATGGTGAATGAGTTATGCCAAGAGTTTGATTGACATGTCAGTTTGTATCATTATACTGtataccagtggtggaagaagtgttcagatcttttacttaagtaaaagtactaataccacactgtgaataCTGATCCAAGAGGGTTtataaatagtttatttattgcaaTCAATCAGTTTTATTTGTCACGTGAGCTGGTAGGAGGTAGAATCCAGGTGAAATGTTAGCCCATCTGCTCCTTAAGAAGTAGGAGAATTTCAAGGTATGAAAAttgtaatctgaaaagtaactaaagctgtcagacaaacgtagtggagtaaaaagtacaatatttgcctctgagatgtagtggattAGAAGTATAACATTGCATTAAATGGAAATAAAGTGAAGTACAATTGCTTCTAATTTATACTAAagtacaatacttgagtaaatgtacttggttacatGTTACTATTACTGTCTACTATAATATAGTTTGTATAAATTTGGGACACAGATAAAATCTCACCACAAACTAAAATAGACTGTTCCAAGCTGCAAGCTGGCAAGACAGGATGTTTCTAGGCAGACGTGTACAAAAATATGTAATCACAATGATGGCTCCATCTCCACCTGTGGTTTTTCCGCTATAGGTCAACATGTATGCCATCAAAAATGCCTgtaaaggaaacaaatgaaaatccAAGTGAGGCATGGGAAAAGGTCCATACGGCTTTAtcgaacatattttttttttaaaagtccatCCTCATAGACACAAACTTTATTAGGCCTAAAATCTAAATGCAAATAATAAGTGCAATGTAACTCTGTATCTTTCACATAGCCTCTTTGACCAACAGTAGCAGCTACCACTGCTGCTACAAACAGCTGGTGAACAAATCTTAAGATCCTATTAAGAAAGGGTAGATTTTCCTTAAAATAACACGTAGGTAGTGTAATCCCACTACGATGGCACAGGATCAGTGTTGTGTAGCCAACAGGGTTTATTTCCAGTGGCAATGGATTGTCAACAGGAGCTATAAATAGTTGGTTGATGTAGGGACGACAATAATTATAAGAAAATAAGATGAACAGAATTGTGACAATCACTACCAacatgaaacataaaaaaatatctaagagtaaactgaagaaaaaaaaaaaataaataatgttaccGGTAATACAAAATGACTCATACACAACATCATCGGCTCTAACTTTTAATTGTGACACaacactgagaaaaaaaaaaaaatcaagtaaaTCCAGTTATTCTGTAGTGCTTTGTGTGCAACATTCATTGTTAATGTCCTTAAAGAGTCATGAGAACTTggtaaatataaaatacaacaaagccATTTCATAGTTTTACTTTTATGCAAGCTGACTAATCCATaatcaatgttaaaataaactacCTAATAGGTAATAAATGAAGGGGGAAATCATAGTAATTCAcattcaaataaagaaatgacATTTTAGCTATGCCTTTTGTTAATCTAAAAGACGAAAGAAGCCCCAATCAAGTCGTTCACTGTCAAACTCCATTTTTTTTGGCAACAACTCGGTACCAGTATTGCcaccatatatactgtatgtgaagtagAAATAATGGTTCTGCACAACATGAagccacaataaaaacaaaaagctaaTCCTACAACTATCTTAATggcaaatgtaacatttttgaGCTGTGGTTCAACATAAACAAGTGTGTGCTTCATCCTTCTCGGCAGTGAGTATAGTATTAAAGGAATTAGTGCAGAGATGATTTCTAACTTAAGATGAAAATGTGAGAACATGCTCCAGTTGTGCAAAACATACAATGAAACAGAATGGTGCTTTTTATGGCCAACATGCACTACATATCAAACCAAAATGGACTTTAACTCATAGTTTTAGGCTGCAAATGTCAACGGAAATTAAAATTGCAAAAGGTAAATGGTTAATGCTGAATAATCATTCACAGCATTGCTGCTTAGCTAAACACAATGTCTGACTGTACCTAAACAGTACTGTAAATGCATTAAGTGAGCAGGATGTATCTCATACGGCATGTCTTGCACTCACTCGTTTCAGATTTCTAGTCACTAAACTCCCCATCACCATAACTTGTGTTCTGAAATACAATGCTCAAAACACCTCATCCTGCTtaaagtgttgttgttttttaaataagcagccatgtaaaaacaaaattttttaaaagatttcagCATGATGACATTTGAAAATTACACACTGGAATTAAAAATTACACTCCTGAAAAACTGCCGTACccatgaagaaaaaaactaagagctacatattttgttttcagCACCATTATTTCTTCTGTCAAATCTAAAATGAGATCACTGATAAACCATGTTGCAACATCAAAAAAAGCAGGGGAAATATAAAAATTCCCACATAAGTAATTAGGTTAATTTGGATCACAATTTCCCACatattgtatttaaaaatgtgtaacATCAACCTCAATGGCCACTGCTCAGTAAAATCAAAGAGATGTCATGTATAAAAATGAATCCAGCTTAGCATTAACGCAGCCCAAAGTGCGGTGCTGAACAATTTGGAAATCCACATTAACTTAATTATCAGTTTTTAGTATtggaagagaaataaaaaacatgctACATAACCAACATGATGAATAACAGTCATACTGTGTGTGCTGCGCTTAAGACAACAGTGAATAGGATCACATCATAGTGCAAAGAATTCTCAGTGGTCGTTTTAAACTTCTTCTGGAGCCAAATAGCAGGGTTTTATCAAGTATACCTTTGGTCAGTCACAGGTAAATAATGGCTATTTGATGCATTTTCTAACTGAAAACACATCAGCCACTATTTGGTTTGTTATCAATCCAACCCAGCCATCGAGTTATCGAAAGAGAAGAAGACAAATCCTAAGAATGGTTTGCATATTTTCCTTGACCcagttaaaaacacatttgaaaccATCTCTAAACAGACTAAAATGACGGTTTGAAGACATCGGAGCGCTGCAGTAGCATTTCTGACTTTGAGAACTGACAGTAGTTAGAAAGTAATACTGAACAGGTTAGAGGCTGCACACAGTGTCTGCAGATTCTCCATAGATGTTGCTGGACAATGTGAGGTAGAGGATCACACAAGCAGATTGACAGAATAGTTGTATTTGTgaggagggagaaaagaaaaaaacagtgttcACACTTCGCCAAAATTGGTGTGGCCTGTCTCCTTGGCATGCTCACGAGCTTCCTTTTGTCCCACCAGGCCCGTCTGGCACACCATGCAGCGCAATGCAAAACGGTTAACGTCCGTGAATTGCCGCTTGCGGCGAGCCTCATCTGCCAGCTCGAGGGCCTGTGCCAGGATTACGTCGTCAGTGGTGGAGAAGATAGTATGGGGCGGTGCGTCAGAGCCGGGCGTTTCTTTCTGCAGGGGGTCGTAGTGGATGCCGTCGTAGATGAGCAGCACGCGTTTGTGGTAGCCAGCATCCTCCCCAAACCGATCCACTCGGACTGTCTGAGTGTCCACCACACAGATCTCACATTTGTAAAACTTGGACAGGATAGACACCTCGATGGCTCCCCCCCAGGTGTCGTCACGTTTTATCCAAGAGCAGTACTCCTCATTGCTCTTTCCCAGCACCGCTTCTGAGTAAGCTGCGGGATCACTTGACACGATCTGGGCGATGAGACCTCGCATCTCAGGGGCACAAGCAGGGTCATACACACCGCCTTCCACCACATAATACACACTGGTGAAGAGGCAGGAGTTGTCAGCTGGGACCACTCGACGCGCCAGCATGGGTGAGGTTTCCAGGCGTGGTGCTTTAGTCACAGTGGGGTGATCCTGACGAGGCTTtggcttgtttttttcttcctcaacAATGAGTGTGTCTCCTGTAAAGGATGACGCA is a window from the Perca flavescens isolate YP-PL-M2 chromosome 4, PFLA_1.0, whole genome shotgun sequence genome containing:
- the yod1 gene encoding ubiquitin thioesterase OTU1 — translated: MLRLRCKTKNGSHIMQGLTHQSCVQELKSKVEELTGIPCDVQKIMVGYPPSSLDLKNGDAHLKDYPIKSGDTLIVEEEKNKPKPRQDHPTVTKAPRLETSPMLARRVVPADNSCLFTSVYYVVEGGVYDPACAPEMRGLIAQIVSSDPAAYSEAVLGKSNEEYCSWIKRDDTWGGAIEVSILSKFYKCEICVVDTQTVRVDRFGEDAGYHKRVLLIYDGIHYDPLQKETPGSDAPPHTIFSTTDDVILAQALELADEARRKRQFTDVNRFALRCMVCQTGLVGQKEAREHAKETGHTNFGEV